A window of Nicotiana tabacum cultivar K326 chromosome 24, ASM71507v2, whole genome shotgun sequence contains these coding sequences:
- the LOC107785094 gene encoding 26S proteasome regulatory subunit S10B homolog B, which produces MTSEGDEAAVRRRTAYADYRKKLLQHKELNARVGTVRENLRAAKKEYGKTEDDLKSLQSVGQIIGEVLRPLDNERLIVKASSGPRYVVGCRSKVDKEKLTSGTRVVLDMTTLTIMRALPREVDPVLYNMLHEDPGNISYSAVGGLSDQIRELRESIELPLMNPELFLRVGIKPPKGVLLYGPPGTGKTLLARAIASNIDANFLKVVSSAIIDKYIGESARLIREMFNYARDHQPCIIFMDEIDAIGGRRFSEGTSADREIQRTLMELLNQLDGFDQLGKVKMIMATNRPDVLDPALLRPGRLDRKIEIPLPNEQSRMEILKIHAAGIAKHGDIDYEAVVKLAEGFNGADLRNVCTEAGMCAIRAERDYVIHEDFMKAVRKLNEAKKLESSAHYSADFGKE; this is translated from the exons TGAGAGAGAACTTGCGAGCTGCCAAAAAGGAATATGGTAAAACAGAAGATGATTTGAAGTCGCTTCAGAGTGTTGGGCAGATCATCGGCGAAGTGCTCCGACCTCTAGATAACGAACGCT TGATTGTGAAAGCCAGTAGCGGTCCAAGGTATGTGGTTGGCTGTCGCAGTAAAGTGGACAAGGAAAAACTGACCTCAGGCACTAGAGTGGTTCTCGATATGACGACTCTTACAATCATGAGGGCACTCCCACGTGAA GTTGATCCTGTTTTATATAATATGCTCCATGAAGATCCTGGCAATATAAGCTACTCTGCTGTTGGTGGACTGTCAGATCAGATCAGAGAGCTGAGAGAATCAATAGAACTACCTTTGATGAACCCTGAGCTTTTCCTCCGTGTTGGAATTAAGCCTCCAAAG GGTGTTCTTCTCTATGGGCCTCCTGGGACTGGCAAGACCTTGTTAGCCAGGGCAATCGCTAGCAACATTGACGCCAATTTCTTAAAG GTAGTGTCAAGTGCCATTATTGATAAGTACATAGGTGAGAGTGCGAGATTAATCCGGGAAATGTTTAACTATGCTCGTGATCACCAA CCTTGCATCATTTTCATGGATGAGATTGACGCAATTGGTGGACGTCGATTTAGTGAGGGAACAAGTGCAGACCGTGAAATTCAGAGAACGCTCATGGAGTTGCTTAATCAGCTGGATGGATTTGACCAGCTTGGAAAG GTAAAAATGATTATGGCAACAAACAGGCCAGACGTTTTGGACCCAGCTCTTCTTCGCCCTGGTCGGTTAGATAGAAAGATAGAAATACCCTTGCCTAATGAACAATCAAGAATGGAGATCCTCAAGATTCATGCTGCTGGAATTGCCAAACATGGCGACATTGATTATGAAGCAGTTGTTAAGCTTGCTGAG GGTTTTAATGGGGCTGATCTTCGTAATGTGTGCACTGAAGCTGGTATGTGTGCCATACGTGCAGAGCGTGATTATGTCATCCATGAGGATTTCATGAAG GCTGTAAGGAAACTGAATGAAGCAAAGAAACTTGAATCAAGTGCGCACTACAGTGCTGATTTTGGCAAGGAGTAA